A region from the Musa acuminata AAA Group cultivar baxijiao chromosome BXJ1-10, Cavendish_Baxijiao_AAA, whole genome shotgun sequence genome encodes:
- the LOC103968625 gene encoding ABC transporter F family member 5-like: MDLSTRLQTLDLRSGFLSGSPLLDAGKAGILPRVRPSSVSPAVNRRFGASFVKRTGFAGSRIRRLRVSPRAAVETAVVDADTAADLESLFSESAVDDASRRQGKKKSSTGASSVSSGVRLENISKSFKGVTLLKDVSWEVKKGEKVGLVGVNGAGKTTQLRIIAGLEEPDSGNVVKAKENMKIAFLSQEFEVCQNRTVKEEFLSVFKEEAEVADRLEKVQKALESSVEDLSLMARLLDELDLLQRRSQDLDLDQVDVKISKLMPELGFAPEDSDRLVASFSSGWQMRMSLGKILLQDPDLLLLDEPTNHLDLDAIEWLEGYLNKQDVPMVIISHDRAFLDQLCTKMVETDMGVSRTFMGNYSEYVLAKAAWVETQHVAWEKQQKEIEHTRDLINRLGAGVNAGRASSEEKKLEKLKEEGQVEKPFQRKQLKIRFPERGRSGRTVLTIKNLNFGYGDKVLFKKANLLVERGEKIAIIGPNGCGKSSLLKLIMGLEKSQGGDVLLGEHNVLPNYFEQNQAEALDLEKTVLETVEEAAEDWRIDDIKGLLGRCNFKSNMLDRKVFVLSGGEKARLAFCKFMVKPSTLLVLDEPTNHLDIPSKEMLEEAISEYQGTVITISHDRYFIRQIVNRVVEVKDETLQDYAGDYNYYLEKNLEARDRELEREAELEERAPKVKAKSKMSKEMKAARKKQKMVAFQQAKAKSKGLKNAKRWN; the protein is encoded by the exons ATGGATCTTTCGACCAGGTTGCAAACCCTCGACCTCCGATCGGGATTCCTGTCGGGCTCGCCCCTTTTGGACGCCGGAAAGGCAGGAATCCTGCCGCGGGTCCGTCCCTCCTCGGTTTCTCCCGCTGTGAATAGGCGATTCGGTGCGTCGTTTGTTAAAAGGACTGGCTTTGCTGGCTCTAGGATCAGAAGGCTCCGCGTTTCCCCCAGGGCCGCCGTGGAGACGGCCGTTGTGGATGCCGACACCGCCGCAGACCTCGAATCCCTCTTCTCGGAGAGCGCCGTGGATGATGCGTCGAGGAGGCAGGGGAAGAAGAAGTCGAGCACTGGGGCGTCGAGCGTCTCGTCGGGGGTTAGGTTAGAGAATATCAGTAAAAGCTTCAAAGGTGTGACCTTGCTGAAGGACGTCAGCTGGGAGGTGAAGAAAGGGGAGAAGGTTGGGTTGGTCGGCGTGAATGGTGCCGGGAAAACCACTCAGCTGAGGATTATCGCCGGGTTGGAGGAGCCGGACTCCGGGAATGTGGTTAAGGCGAAGGAGAATATGAAGATCGCGTTCTTGAGCCAGGAGTTTGAAGTTTGCCAAAACAGGACAGTGAAAGAGGAGTTCTTGAGCGTTTTCAAGGAGGAGGCGGAGGTTGCAGATAGGTTGGAGAAGGTCCAGAAAGCGTTGGAGAGCTCTGTAGAGGACCTGAGCTTGATGGCGAGGTTGCTGGATGAGTTGGACTTGCTTCAGAGGCGGTCACAGGATCTGGACCTAGATCAAGTGGATGTGAAAATTAGTAAGTTGATGCCTGAGCTTGGTTTTGCGCCTGAGGATTCTGATCGGTTGGTAGCATCATTCAGCAGTGGGTGGCAGATGAGAATGTCTCTTGGGAAAATTCTACTTCAG GATCCTGACTTGCTGCTGCTTGATGAGCCCACTAATCACCTTGATCTGGATGCAATCGAGTGGCTGGAAGGCTATCTTAATAAGCAAGATGTGCCCATGGTTATTATATCCCATGACAGAGCTTTCCTTGATCAACTGTGCACGAAAATGGTAGAAACAGATATGGGAGTGTCCAGGACATTTATGGGTAACTATTCTGAATATGTGCTAGCAAAAGCAGCATGGGTAGAAACTCAACACGTGGCATGGGAAAAGCAACAGAAGGAGATTGAGCACACGAGAGACTTGATAAACAGATTAGGAGCTGGAGTTAATGCTGGACGTGCATCCAGTGAAGAGAAG AAATTGGAGAAACTCAAAGAAGAAGGACAAGTTGAGAAGCCTTTTCAGAGAAAGCAATTAAAAATTAGATTCCCAGAGCGTGGGAGAAGTGGGAGAACAGTCCTAACCATTAAGAACCTAAATTTTGGATATGGTGATAAG GTTTTGTTTAAAAAGGCAAATCTTTTAGTTGAGAGGGGTGAGAAAATAGCTATTATCGGGCCAAATGGTTGCGGAAAGAGCAGTTTGCTTAAACTTATTATGGGACTGGAGAAGTCTCAAGGGGGTGATGTTTTGCTTGGGGAGCATAATGTGTTGCCAAATTATTTTGAACAAAACCAG GCAGAAGCACTTGATCTGGAGAAAACTGTGCTAGAGACAGTTGAAGAAGCTGCAGAAGACTGGAGAATTGATGACATAAAAGGTCTCCTTGGTCGTTGtaacttcaaatcaaatatgcttGATAGAAAAGTTTTCGTTTTGAGTGGTGGAGAAAAG GCACGACTTGCTTTTTGCAAATTTATGGTGAAGCCATCTACATTATTAGTTTTGGATGAACCAACCAATCATTTAGATATACCATCAAAAGAGATGCTAGAG GAGGCTATATCTGAGTACCAGGGAACTGTTATCACCATTTCTCATGATCGTTATTTCATACGACAGATAGTCAATAGAGTGGTAGAGGTGAAAGATGAAACCCTGCAAGACTATGCAGGAGATTACAAT TATTATCTGGAAAAGAACCTTGAGGCTAGAGATAGAGAACTGGAGCGCGAGGCTGAACTTGAAGAAAGGGCTCCAAAAGTAAAAGCCAAATCTAAGATGTCAAAG GAGATGAAAGCTGCCAGAAAGAAGCAGAAAATGGTGGCTTTTCAGCAAGCAAAAGCAAAGTCTAAAGGGTTGAAGAATGCAAAGCGATGGAACTGA
- the LOC135595901 gene encoding uncharacterized protein LOC135595901: protein MRSQSKTIHGCDPHPSTGTCEYPKTTAVPLDRLSSWPPHLPRSIAEPLLSSSPLLSHQLRAINTMLRVGSKVVAPRPTTHPFEAAKKSPMGDSKESDGGSGRWMSVPAFGEWDMKNGVPDYSMDFTKIREMRKQNKNTSRASLGNDDELRSGTTNKEEQEAPRHSLPEPDLRRPIHHHHGSPTGRKKFMGYFQCCIGA from the exons ATGAGGAGCCAATCAAAAACCATCCACGGTTGCGACCCTCACCCCTCCACTGGTACCTGTGAATACCCAAAGACTACAGCTGTTCCACTCGACAGACTGTCTTCCTGGCCTCCTCATCTTCCACGAAGCATAGCGGAGCCACTGTTGtcctcttctcctctcctctcccatCAATTACGCGCAATAAATACGATGCTGAGGGTGGGTTCCAAAGTAGTTGCTCCTCGGCCTACAACTCACCCCTTTGAAGCTGCGAAGAAATCCCCCATGGGCGATTCCAAGGAG AGTGATGGTGGTAGCGGCAGGTGGATGTCGGTGCCGGCGTTTGGGGAGTGGGACATGAAGAACGGGGTGCCGGACTACTCCATGGACTTCACCAAGATCCGGGAGATGCGGAAGCAGAACAAGAACACCTCccgcgccagcctcggaaacgacGACGAGCTCCGATCCGGCACCACCAACAAGGAGGAGCAGGAGGCGCCACGCCACAGCCTTCCCGAGCCCGACCTACGCCGCCCCATCCACCACCACCACGGCTCACCCACC gggaggaagaagtttATGGGCTACTTCCAGTGCTGTATAGGAGCATGA
- the LOC103968627 gene encoding developmentally-regulated G-protein 3, translated as MATVMQKIKDIEDEMARTQKNKATAHHLGLLKAKLAKLRRELLAPTSKGGGGAGEGFDVTKSGDARVGLVGFPSVGKSTLLNKLTGTFSEVASYEFTTLTCIPGVIVYRGAKIQLLDLPGIIEGAKDGKGRGRQVISTARTCNCILIVLDAIKPITHKRLIEKELEGFGIRLNKEPPNLTFRKKDKGGINFTSTVTNTQLDLETVKAICSEYRIHNADISLRYDATADDLIDVIEGSRVYMPCIYAVNKIDQITLEELEILDKLPHYCPVSAHLEWNLDGLLEKIWEYLDLVRIYTKPKGLNPDYEDPVILSSKRTTVEDFCNRIHKDMVKQFKYALVWGSSAKHKPQRVGKEHELEDEDVVQIIKKV; from the exons ATGGCTACCGTGATGCAGAAGATCAAGgatatcgaagatgag ATGGCAAGGACTCAGAAGAACAAAGCGACAGCCCATCACCTTGGTCTGCTGAAG GCAAAACTTGCAAAGCTACGTCGGGAGCTCTTGGCACCTACTTCtaaaggtggtggtggtgctggtgAAGGCTTTGATGTTACTAAAAGTGGAGATGCACGAGTTGGTCTTGTAGGTTTTCCATCTGTTGGAAAATCAACACTATTGAACAAATTAACAGGCACATTTTCAGAG GTTGCCTCTTATGAGTTCACCACCTTAACTTGTATTCCGGGTGTGATCGTGTACAGAGGTGCTAAAATTCAG TTATTGGATCTACCGGGGATCATCGAGGGTGCAAAGGATGGAAAGGGTAGAGGAAGGCAG GTGATAAGTACTGCTAGGACGTGCAACTGTATTTTGATTGTTCTTGATGCTATCAAACCAATAACTCACAAGCGGCTTATTGAGAAAGAACTTGAGGGGTTTGGCATAAG GTTAAATAAGGAGCCCCCTAATTTAACTTTCAGAAAAAAGGACAAGGGTGGCATCAACTTCACATCTACAGTCACAAACACACAATTGGACCTTGAGACAGTTAAGGCAATATGTAGTGAATATAGGATACATAATGCTGATATTTCTCTCCGGTATGATGCGACTGCAGATGATCTGATAGATGTTATTGAGGGAAGCAGAGTCTATATGCCATGCATCTATGCAGTGAACAAGATAGATCAGATTACACTCGAAGAACTGGAAATCCTAGATAAGCTTCCTCACTACTGTCCAGTCAG TGCTCACCTGGAGTGGAATCTTGATGGTCTTTTAGAAAAGATATGGGAATATCTTGATCTGGTTCGAATTTACACAAAGCCAAAGGGTCTGAACCCAGATTACGAGGACCCTGTCATCCTATCTTCCAAGAGGACAACCGTTGAAGACTTCTGTAATAGAATTCATAAGGACATGGTCAAACAGTTCAAATA TGCACTAGTTTGGGGTTCAAGTGCGAAGCATAAACCACAGAGAGTTGGCAAG GAACATGAACTCGAAGACGAGGATGTAGTTCAAATCATCAAGAAGGTGTAA